In the genome of Thermococcus sp. MV5, the window AGATTTCGAATATATGGTCTGGCAGGAATGGAAGGAGGGATTTGCCCGTTTCATAGAAAACAAAATAAGACACAGGCTTGCTCTTAGAGAAAACCACAACGGTATAGAGAAGCCCCTTAACAGAGTATTGTTTTATGAAGGTGGAGCGAGGTTCATTGAATTTTTATGCAACCAAGAAAGAGAATTGCTGACAGGTATAAAAGCAATGTTTTATAAGATTTTGGCGTTAGAATAGAGTTAAGAATTCATATTGGAGAAGAGCCTATGGGAGTTTACAAAAAATTTGCATATCTTTATGTGAAAGGCCGCTATTCTCATTTCAGTGAAAGAATGGCTGAAATACTCCCCACACTACTTGAAAACTTCAACGTACACCCACAGAAGATTTTAGATATAGCCTGCGGAGAGGGAACATTTGCAGTCGAAATGGCTAAAAGAGGTTTTCAGGTTGTTGGTGTTGACATTTCCAAGGAAATGTTAAAGTTCGCTAAGGAAAAAGCCAAAAACGAAAATGTGAATGTAGAGTTTATCTGCCGAGATATGCGTTCTTTAGATTTTGATAAAGAATTTGATCTAGCAACATGCTGGTTTGACAGCTTAAATTACTTACTAACTTTAGAAGACTTGGAAAAAGCCTTTGCAGGAGTATATAAAGCACTCAAAGAGGGGGGCATGTTTGTCTTCGACATGAATACTAGATATGGTCTGGCCGTCGGATGGTCACGCTATTCGTGCCACATTGAACAAGAAACTGAGGATATTTTTGAGATCCACCAAGTAAGCTATGACTTCGAGACGGATATAGCCACCCTGAGGATTATCGGATTTATCAGAAATGGAGAAACATGGATCAGGTTAGACGAGGAGCATAAAGAAAGGGGCTACACTCTAAGAGAAATTAGGAATTGCCTAAAACAGGTGGGATTTAAGGAGCTCGCCTGCTGGGGAAACGTAAAAGACATGAGTGAACCTCAACCAGACAGTCGCAGAGTATTCTTTGTAGTCCAAAAATAATGTAAGGATGATATGAATAAAAGTTCAACTATGGTGAGACATCAAATATGCACATGCATAAAGTCCCTAGCTACCATATATGGCCTTACTATTTCTTCAAGCTCTTCGTGCGGGTAATTGGTGTGGCTTATGTGAGCAAAGACAGTTTTCTTTGCTCCTACTTTTTGAGCAAGCATCACTGCATCACCAACTCCAAGATGTGCCTTTGGAATTGAACGCTTATGTGTCATATCTGCAACAAGCAAGTCAGCACCACTAATCTCCTCTAGTGTCCTATTATCACCAAGTATTTCTGGACCAGTATCACCAGTGACTACTATCTTTTTATCTCCAATCTTGATTACAAACCCTCCTGCGACCTTTATTGGTTGATGTGCGACTCTAAAATGATAAACTTTAAATCCAAAGTCATGCCACTTGTCAAACTCTAAAGAGAAATACTCCCAATTCCACCTACTCTCTCCTACGAAACGCTTTTGCATATCTTTTGCTACTTCGAGGGTTGTGGCATGCCCATAAAGCCTAATGTGCTTAAAAATCTGGAGTTCGGGCAAACCTCCTATATGGTCAAAATGGGCATGAGTAATGAAAACATGTTCGATTTTCTCATTAATGTGTTCCAAATGATAGTGTAAATCTGGCGAAGGATCTATTAATGCTCTAATTTTAGGAATGTATATTGAAAACCGTGTTCTCCTATATGAAGGAAACTTCCTGGCCCTCGAACAGTTCTCACAGTTACACAATGGTTTAGGGATGCCGCTGTATACTCCGGAGCCGAGAATTATAACTTCCATTCTAAAACTTCCCCCAAGTTAGTTGATATTAGGAATAATTAATTCTTACAAAACATTATATACTTATTGGACAATAATCAGAAAATTAGTGTGTGTAAAATCCCACGAATTGATGAATTAATTAGTAGTGCAGATGAGGGGGCTCAAGTGACAAAGAGCTTTGAGGTGTTTGCCTCCCTGCACAGCATCATTGACAACTTTAAAGTGAATAATGGAGGAATGTTACTAATGAATAGGGATACCAACAAAACCGATGCATTTTTAAAAAATACTGGCATCTGGGAGGGAGAGTTTACTAACTACGTTAATCAGGCCGAAGGAATAACACAGCAGGGGAAGATAATAATCGAAACTGAGTTTCGAAATGGCATCGTGATCCAGAGAAATATCTTTGTGAGACCTGATGGAACGAGAAGTGACTATGTGGGCATCGCAAGGATGCGGATAGAAGGAAATAAATTGCTCTGGGATGGGGAGACAGAGGAAGATCTGAATACAGGAGCAAAAATTAGAAACCATTCATTCGAAGGTTTTGTAACCGATGATCAGATATACATCTTCGAGACTTACGATGAAGTGCTCCCAAACGGGGTTGTAGAAAGAAGGCGAAACACCACACACTATTACTTTCTAAGCGAAACTGAGGCTATAATGACGGCTAACGTTTACGTGAATGATGAACTGCTCGTATTTGCATCTGCAAAGCTGAGAAAGATAAAATAAACTCATTAAAATGCATGAGAGAAGTTGAGGAATGATAATTATGAAATACCGAAAGCATAAAGGTTTGAAAATTTCCGAAATTGGGATTGGAACCTATGCTCTGAGCGGGGTTTATGGGGTAAAAGACCTCAAAGAGTTCAAAAAAATGATTGAGCGTGCTTATAAACTTGGGGTTAACTTCTTTGACACTGCAGAAGCCTATGGAAACGCTGAACAAATTTTGGGAGAGATTGTAAAACCCTTCCGTGAAGACATTTATATAGCCACAAAAGTGGGGGTTAGGAGCGGCATAAAGCCAAACCTCTCCAAAGATTACATCAAAAAAGCCTGTGAAGAAAGCCTCAAGAGACTCCAGACTGATTACATCGACCTCTACCAAGTTCACTTCCATGATCCAACCACGCCAACAGAGGAAACCATTGAAGCGCTGGAAGATCTTATTGAAGAGGGGAAGATTCGATATTACGGCGTTGGACACTTGCCTTTAGATGTTACGGAGAAATACTGCAAGCTTGGAAAGCCCTTCTCAGTCCTTGCAGAGTTTAGCGCAGTTGCAAGAGAATCTTATGAAAAGCTTTTGCCACTTTACAGGAAGTACAATTTAGGAATTATTGCTTTCAGCACAACAGGGAGAGGCTTGCTCACAGGAAGATTTGGAGAAGACCAAAAGTTTGAACCCGGAGATATACGCTATTTAGACCCGCTTTTCCAGAGAGAACGCTTTCAATATGGCTTGAGAATAGCCAAAAAGTTTGCTGAGTTGGGAGAGAGATATGATAAAACTCCAGTGCAGGTTGCCATCGCATGGGTTCTTGCCCATGAAGGGGTAATATGCGCTTTAACCGGACCTTCAACAGTAAAGCATTTAGAAGAAAACGTTGAGGCGAGCGGATGGGAGATCCCCAAAGAGGATTTAAGAGAGCTGGATGAGTTCTTTAGGAGAGAAGACGAGTGGTTAAGGCAAAAGCAGAAAGAATCCATAAAACAAATTCTCACCGAACCCATCCAAGAACCTCAAAGGGCCTTCGTTGATTTGATATATGCCATTGAAACTGCAGTTTCTCTTGGCATTACTGAGGAGAAGGAGATACTGCCGATTTTCTATGAGCTCTATGGCTTGAGAAAGGATTTGAATAAAGAAGGTGCTAGTGAAAAACTGAAGGGCATCCAAGCCCAGCTGCGAAAAATAATTCCACTAGATGTTCTTTAAATATCTTTTTAGATCTCCCGCATTTATTCCCATAATTTAAGTACCCATGGCATTCTTAATTTCTTCTCTAAACCTATCCCTATCTATAGGGAGCGATTTTATTGGAATGCCGTTCACCAACATCCAATTCCGTCCTCTGGACACAAACTCTTCTGGATGTTCCCATCCATTCAACATTCTTATCTCCAGTTCCGGAGCGATTTCTTTCACTATCTCTTTTGCTCTATATGCCCAGAGATAGGTGAAGGGACACGTAGGTTCGTAGAATATTAAGACTTTGCCGATATCCTCGTTGCTCCTCTTATATTCCTCTCCATCTTTCCAAAAACCAGAGTAGGGTTCTTTAAGCTTCCTCCCGCTGAAAGAGTAGTAAAGGTCTTCTTTAGTTATCTCCCTGAAGCCCATCCTCCTAAAGAACTCCGCTTGTGATAAAAACTCTCCCGTATCAAATGCATGGGTCACTAAAAATTCATATTTCCCTTTTGCTTTTTCAATGAGTGTTTCAACCATTTTTCTTGCGATTCCCTTTCTTTGAGCTTCTGAAAGAGGATTGTATACACAGTTGACAACCAAAACGTTTTCTCGCTTCAAACTTGTCGGGTCTGCTTTTTCAGGGTAGGTTAATAGTTGAGCGGCAGGCTTTTCATTAAAATACGCAACAAACCCCACATCGCCATACGTTCTCAGCATCTCAAGGAGCCATGTCCTTTTAATCTCAACTCCTTTCTTGTACGCCTCACTGACGGTAGATGGATTGCACACCGAAATCATCTCATCTATGTTAGCTTCATCAACTTCTCTAATCTCAATCCTCACCTCTCATACCTCCAGTGAAATATAGTCACAACAAGCCAGCCAAATAAGAAGTTCGATAAAAGGATTTCCACAAAGTGCGCCCTTCTTATGACGTCGGGCATATAGGGATTGGGAACTAAGAGCAGACTAGCCATGAGTAATGAGTAGAGCAAAGCCACAGCTAAGCGTGTTTTCTTCCAGTCATCAATCATTTTGACTATTGGAATTGCCAAAATGCCCCATACTATGCCCCTTAAGATTTGAAATGGAAGTATCCATGCTGGCAGCTGCAGATTAGCGTAGTATTCATCAAAGGCTTTCCCTGCTAATGGTTTGAAGACCAGAGCTCCAAATGCAATATAGATCAGCATGTAGACAATTCCAATTAACAGCAACTTCCAAGTCCAAACCTTTAGAGGAAGAGAAAACTCTTTGGTGGGTTTTTGAAGGCTTTCTCTCATTTTACCGTGGACTATCACTGCTATCGGTGAGAAAACTGCTGCAACAATAAACCCCTCTACAAAAAGCTTTGGGATCATTTCAGGAGGAATTATCTCTTCAAAGTAGGTTAAAAATACAATAGTCTCTATCTGGCTAAGAAACGTCATTATCCCATAAAACACAGCAAAAGTTGCTAAAACGAGCTTCCAGCCGCTCCACTTGGAATTAACTATCATGTAGCTCAGCACCAATGTGTCAAGGAATGCCACTAATAACCAATATATTAAGTTCCCAACCTCCGATGAGGATCTGACCTTAGGAATGGGAAACCAAAGCAGAAGCGCTAAAATTAATGTCAAGAATAGTATCCTTATGACAATATTTTTTAATTCCATGTGCTTGCCTCCCTTAAATACGACAGTGAAGTAATTAAAAATAAGAGTTGAGACTATATAAATGTTCTTTGCCATATTTTCACCATAAAAATTAAAGTGCGAAGTCGCATATTTTACTAAAATACTTTGAAAAAGTTTATAAATAACTGTAGTAATAATGAGTTGAGGTGAAATCATGGTAAGCAGTTGGTGGTTAATAAGTTTAATAATAGGGCTTTTAGCAACTGTTTGGGTCATCTACGATGTTGCAAAGAACCAGAAAGACATGAGAACCTCAAAAAAAGTCCTGTGGATTTTAGTGGCATTTCTCTTTGGAGTTATTGGGGCAATTGCATATTACCTTATTGTCAAAAGAAAGGGCTAACTCATTTGACGCTTTTTTCTTTAATTTCAATTTTATTTCCACGATAAAAATCTATAAGATGCCTTTTCATTGAACTTAAAGTTACAGGTTTTAGAGTTTCTTTCATCCAATCAGGTAGATCTTTTTTTACAGAGCCCCAAAGCAATCTGTAATCTAAAACTATTACAGCACCCCTCTCTTCTTCACTCCTATGTACCCTTCCAGCAGCTTGAACGAGTTTTCTATGGGCAGGTAAAACATAGCCATAATATCGCCCTTTCTTTGGGAACTTGCTTTCAAAATATCTTATCTGAGCTTGTACACGGGGAGTTGGTCTAGCATAAGGAATACCCACAAGAATCACACCATTCATTTCATCTCCACTATAATCTTGTCCCTCACTATTTCGTCCTCCCATAACTCCAAGAAGAACTGCCCCTTCTTTTTTAGACTCTTCCTTAAAAGCCATTACAAGAAGGTCATTTTCCTTAGATGAGCCTCCTTTCTTCTCTATAAAGACCTTCTTTCCAGTTGCTTCTTGAATTTGAATATCAGCGTTTGCAGATAGAAGACCTTCAAGAACTTCGTAAGATGCTGTGAAAACCCCTACATTCTTTGGAATAAGCTTCACAGCCTCCACGATATATTTGGCCATTTTTTTATAAAGTTCAAGACTTCTTTCGTCTCCTCTTGTAGATACATCCTTAGCAACAAGTACTATTGCATTTTCTCTCTTTACCATCCTAG includes:
- a CDS encoding PLDc N-terminal domain-containing protein, with translation MVSSWWLISLIIGLLATVWVIYDVAKNQKDMRTSKKVLWILVAFLFGVIGAIAYYLIVKRKG
- a CDS encoding aldo/keto reductase, with the translated sequence MIIMKYRKHKGLKISEIGIGTYALSGVYGVKDLKEFKKMIERAYKLGVNFFDTAEAYGNAEQILGEIVKPFREDIYIATKVGVRSGIKPNLSKDYIKKACEESLKRLQTDYIDLYQVHFHDPTTPTEETIEALEDLIEEGKIRYYGVGHLPLDVTEKYCKLGKPFSVLAEFSAVARESYEKLLPLYRKYNLGIIAFSTTGRGLLTGRFGEDQKFEPGDIRYLDPLFQRERFQYGLRIAKKFAELGERYDKTPVQVAIAWVLAHEGVICALTGPSTVKHLEENVEASGWEIPKEDLRELDEFFRREDEWLRQKQKESIKQILTEPIQEPQRAFVDLIYAIETAVSLGITEEKEILPIFYELYGLRKDLNKEGASEKLKGIQAQLRKIIPLDVL
- a CDS encoding class I SAM-dependent methyltransferase; its protein translation is MGVYKKFAYLYVKGRYSHFSERMAEILPTLLENFNVHPQKILDIACGEGTFAVEMAKRGFQVVGVDISKEMLKFAKEKAKNENVNVEFICRDMRSLDFDKEFDLATCWFDSLNYLLTLEDLEKAFAGVYKALKEGGMFVFDMNTRYGLAVGWSRYSCHIEQETEDIFEIHQVSYDFETDIATLRIIGFIRNGETWIRLDEEHKERGYTLREIRNCLKQVGFKELACWGNVKDMSEPQPDSRRVFFVVQK
- a CDS encoding MBL fold metallo-hydrolase, whose amino-acid sequence is MEVIILGSGVYSGIPKPLCNCENCSRARKFPSYRRTRFSIYIPKIRALIDPSPDLHYHLEHINEKIEHVFITHAHFDHIGGLPELQIFKHIRLYGHATTLEVAKDMQKRFVGESRWNWEYFSLEFDKWHDFGFKVYHFRVAHQPIKVAGGFVIKIGDKKIVVTGDTGPEILGDNRTLEEISGADLLVADMTHKRSIPKAHLGVGDAVMLAQKVGAKKTVFAHISHTNYPHEELEEIVRPYMVARDFMHVHI
- a CDS encoding GNAT family N-acetyltransferase; the protein is MRIEIREVDEANIDEMISVCNPSTVSEAYKKGVEIKRTWLLEMLRTYGDVGFVAYFNEKPAAQLLTYPEKADPTSLKRENVLVVNCVYNPLSEAQRKGIARKMVETLIEKAKGKYEFLVTHAFDTGEFLSQAEFFRRMGFREITKEDLYYSFSGRKLKEPYSGFWKDGEEYKRSNEDIGKVLIFYEPTCPFTYLWAYRAKEIVKEIAPELEIRMLNGWEHPEEFVSRGRNWMLVNGIPIKSLPIDRDRFREEIKNAMGT